Genomic DNA from Hordeum vulgare subsp. vulgare chromosome 2H, MorexV3_pseudomolecules_assembly, whole genome shotgun sequence:
GCGACTGGATCAGCGGGGCGGCTCGGGCGACTGGATCGGCGGGAAGGCGCGAGATCGAGCTGCCTCGCAACGGGAGGATCCTGGAGACAAGATCCAGCGAGACCGAGGCAGGACGGGAGGAGAAACTGCGTCGGCGGCTGTGTTAGAAGATTGGATCGGGaagagcacgagttgcgcgtgcgaaaaagaacctaggctctaataccatgttaggaaagcaacttgtattcccatgaggccataggccagtatatatacacgtacaggtggtggactatatgcagaaaaccccttatatgttgggataaatacaaagagtacatgacttatattataactctaacacacTCCACTAAGTTCTGGCTGGACCTAGCTGATCCCCTAAATATAACgaagtatttattttatttcatttCCATTTCATTTTCGgccaccaaaacaaatttcattgCATCTTTATTTCATTGAACGACATTTCGATACATTGGAGCACATAATTTACCGATTATTCGCTATGAGAACGaaaccaaagaaaacaagaaccacaatTAGACACTTTAATTGatatccaacttccataactgctccCACTAGTTGGATTAATATTTTCTCTCTGTCTTCATTGTCACTTTTTTCTTCTTCGGTTCCTCAAGCTTGCACACTTTTTTCTTCTTCGGTTCCGGTGAATTTGATATTGTGTCGCATTTAGTCTCATCTCTAGTCTCTACTGTAGAGAGGATAGCACGAACATCTATCAAATTTCTCGCTATCAATAGATCGATATAATCTTCTTCCCAAtaccaaaacttgcatccatcctACACACaaatttgagcaagcaatgaGCCACAAACGGCGCCAAATCCGAAGTACAGCCTAATCAAAAGAAACACTCACCCCGTCTTTTTTGCACTTGAAAAACACCCATCCGGGGTGTTCCTGCATGGTGGAAACGCGGCGCACCACCTACCACGGGCAGTCGTCGCACTTTATGACCGGCAACAGGGAGCCGACGAGCTACTGGGCCAGTGTCAAGCCCGACCAGCGGTTGGGCGTCTTTACTGGCAAACCTCCGACGAGTGAGATCCGAGCGGCTAGAGGAGGCCATACCTGCATGCGGCACAGAGGCGTTGTTGGGGTTGTGCGGTTTGGTACCGGGTCAATCCATGGCAAAGGGGTCGCCGCCGACGGCCGGATGCCGGATGTGCCAAATCCGGCGCGGAAGATCTACTAATTGTGCACCGGCAACACCACGAGAGAAGCACAAATCCGGGGGCAAGGACCTCGGCGGAGCCTACAAAATGTCTGCGGTGGTGGgtgttgcgggggggggggggggggtgtgtgtgtgtgtgtgtgtgtgtatgcgcCACGTGAGCTGGGTGGGTGAGGCAGCGGAGGGGAGAGAATTTTTTCCTCCGAGCGGTAGCGGCGGAGTAAATATAGGCGTGGGATAGGCGCCAGAGGATAAATTAGCCTCCGCTATTCGGTTTAGGgggcatcaccaaagaactagccatggtagGGGTgtgtggaagcttgctatccatgtgccataACCATGAattggtcgcgagatcttatgggtttcacctctagcctaccccaacttgtttgggactgaaggcttttttgttgttgttgttgttgttgttgttgttgttgtggtggtggtggtggtcggttTAGGGGATCGGCTGGGTGCCGGTTAGAGGAGAAAAACCGCATTTACCCTCCCTCCTCTAACGCCGGATAGAGGATCAGTTAGAGTTGGCCTTATGAGATTGTCGCCTCACCGGTGTATTTCAAACATGAAATTGCATATTTCTTTTGGAACTAGAGGATACTGAGTATTTACAAATCAAATGTCACTCCGCCTTCAAAGAATCTCAGTAATTTATCCGTTGAACACAGTAAGCATATGTTGGATGAAGTAAATTTGAATCATTAGACATTGCTTATGAACGTACTTGTCTGCGAGACGCTCGAGGAAGTAGCGGTACGTGACCTGCGGCGCGGCCCCGACGAAAATCCCACCAATGAAATGAACGACAAACGCGGGCTCCGAGGACTTGGGCCTCAACACCCACGCCCCCTAGAAGCAATCACCAGGGATCAATCCAACTAAACACAGACAGAAGCCAGTCGCAATTCGCAATAGAGGTGAGAGCCTACCGAAAGGTACCTCGATTTCCGTCCAATCTCCGGTGGAGCTCCAGCCCTGGTTGGACTGCTTCGCCGCCTCCGTGATCACCCTGCGCGCCAACCGCCGCCGCAGCAAAATGTTAGTCTAAGAGTCTGGTGAACAGATAGGGACGACGGGAATTATCGACCACCTACTTCTCGATCTGGGAATAGAGCTGTATCGATCCGTCGGAAGGAGCCGTGGGAGCCGGAGCCGGAGACGGAGGCGCTGCGCCGCGGGGCCCCTCCCTGTCGTCAGACGCGACACAGGAgatggtgctcctcctcctcctcccacttgTCGCCGCGACTCTACCATCGCTCCCCCTGGTCCTGAAGGGGcgcgcggaggaggaggaggcggctgcGCGGCCGCAGCTGCGTAGCTGCACGGCGGACGGAGGCCGTGGAGACGCCGCCCTTATCATCTCTGGCGCTCGTCTTCTCCGGTTGTCCCTCACACCCAGATACACAGAGACGACACGAGAGACTTCAGTAGTACGGGACTGCTGTTCCGTCTCCGCTTCAACTACCGCGAGCGCGCGGCTATCACGCGGCCCACGCCTGCAACCGTAGCAAGCGGCGCACGCCTGAGAGCCGCACGATGCCGCACAAGACCACGAGCGGGGGCCGTTGGATCTATTGGGAGTCAAACGTCTTCGTCCCCGTTGGGCGTTGGCCGTTGGCTTTCGACGCACACCAGTGGCAAGTACTCCAGTACTCCTCCACCTCCGGCCCCCACGCGCTTTATAACTTGCTTGCTTGCGTCGTTTCTGCTCGTTGCTTGCGCTCCCTGCGCACCGACGAGCCGAGACTCGAGAGCAGAAGCATGCCAGCGATGCGGCCGTGGGAGCGCCGGGACCGGGACACGGACGACGGAGAGGAAGACGACGAGGCTGCCTGCTCCAACGCGGGCGCTAACACCAGTAGCGCAAATGCGAGCACGAGCTCGAGCACGACTCCCGGTAGCGGCGGCAGGAGGATCGgcggtggtgcggcggcggcagcgggcgggtGGGGGAGCAGCCCCGTCTCGGGGTCGGGAGCGACCATCAACCTCAGCCAGGAGTACACGCTCGCCATCCAGACCAGCTCCTACAACGAGATCTGGGGCAAGATCCACGTCATCGTGGATGGCCAACGGGTTGACGGCGGCGACcaagacgaggacgaggaggacagggccaccctcgccggcgtgctccgtcCGGAGGACGCGGTGGTGGACCGCGCGCTCCGGGACGCGCCCGACACCGAGCTCACCCGCCTCGCCGCGGACTACCTCCGCAGCACGCACCACGCCTCGCTGCACTGCCTCTTCCTCCGCCGGGCGCTGCGCCGTGCGCGGGCGCTGTACGGGCCCGTCACGGACGTTCTCGCGCTGATCCCGCACGCGGCGCCGCTCGCCGTGCCGCACTGCGACTGCGCGTTCGACGCCTTCCTCCTGTTCGACAAAATACCCAACCCGTTCCTGCCCCCCGCGGCCAGCTTCCAGGGCATGCATCGGAGCTTTGCTGGCCTCAAAACCCATCTCGACCTCCGCCTCCTCAAAGCCCGGCGTAGGCGCCGGCTGTTGCGGTGCGCGACGCGCGGGTCTGGCATCTGCCTCGTCGCCTGCGCGACGGGGGCTGCGATCGCCGGCCTCGTCATCGCCACCCACGCCATTACCGCGCTGTTGGCCGCGGCTCCTGCCTGCGCAGCGTCGGGTGGCTCCTGCTGCTCAACCCCAGCTTGGATGAAACGCCTGCAGCAACACATGGACCGGcttgacgccgcggccaggggcgccTATGTGCTCAACAATGACGTTGACACCATTGAACGGCTGGTGGGCAGGCTCCACGCCACCGTCGAGAGTGACAAGATCTTGGTAAGGCTAGGGCTTGAGCGCGGGAGGGGGCAGCACCACACCATCGAAGAGGTGGTGCGGCAGCTGAGGAAGAACCATCCTAGCCTGCTACGCCAGCTCGCAGACCTCGAGGAGCACATCTGTCTCTACTTTGCAGCCGTTAACCGTGCAAGGCTGTTCCTTGTACACCACCTCAATGCTCAGACTGATCCCAATGCCGAGTTGCCTCTCTAGTGATTTACTGATTTATTAGTCAACAACAGTTCACAATTCAAGAATAGTTTCATTTTTCATGTCGGTGACCCCTTGTAAGGCGCCAAGTGAATTAATTATACTGCAGCAATTCTGCTGGATTTTTTGGTTTGTTTAAAGCAAGGTATTATGCATTCATTGTCTATTGCTtgacattttatttttttgaaagaaaGGGGAAAGGGGTCGCCCCCACCCGGGCCCCATTTTTATTGATGAAGCATCTAGCATTAACACAACCAAGAAAAAAAAGATGTTGAACAGATTCTTTCTCACTGCAAAACAAACATGATAAGTCATTCACATGTCTTCTTTTTGTTAGGTTATCTCTAGTTAAAGTTTTATTGTAGACACAGAGCCACAGAAAAACATGAATGTTTTGAGGGCACAGCGCTTTTCAAAGAGTATCGCCAATGGGGGGAGACTACACCTCCAAAGTTAATGTTGTTGTAAAAGGATTTAACTGAGTAAACCCCATTTACTTCTAAGCTCCACACTAGGATACCATGAGTGTCAAACAAAGGAAATTTCATTAAGTGTTCAATGAGTTGCATCCATTTTAGCATCCCTCTTTGGTCAACACATCGCCTAAAAGAAAGTTTAAGGGTAGCCCCATCCCACACCTCGGAAACTGAGAATTCTGTTTGATTGCAAATCTCAAACAGCTCCGAGAATTTAGTTTTTAGGGAAACAAACCCCAATCCAAGTGTCATGCGAGAAACTAATGCAATCCCCCATACCATTCTTCCACAAATAGAAAGGTTTGGAAGCATTAAGGGCCCAAGTCACACTCTTCCAAAAGGGAGAGCCAAAATGTTGTTTGGACCATAAGATATTTGGGGAGTGCACATTGTACTTATAAGCAACCAGCTTTTTCCAATCACTGTCATTGTCGTTAAAGAAACGTTTCCCCCAAGAGGCCAAAAGGGACATTGTTAGTATCCGAGAAACCAACCCCCAATTGGCTAGGTGGTATTTATGTTGATCACCTATATTCCCCCCAAAAGAAATGTGCCATCTCGGAGTTAATGGCATTGATTGTCCATTTAGGAAATTTCAGTATAACCATCAGGTAGGCAGGGATACTAACAATGCAGGCACATAGCAAGATCAATTTACATCTATATGTTAGATATCTACCCAACCAACCAGAGATGTTTTTCACAATCCTAGCAATGATATTTTGTATAATTCTCTCCTCAATTTGTCATAGTGCAGAGGCACTCCCAAGTACTTAATAGGAAAAGCACAAAGTTTACAACAGAAAATCTTGGATTTTTTTATCTATCTTCATTTATGTTACTAGTCAACAAATCACTCTTATGAAAGTTGATTTTCATACCAGATAGGTTTTCAAAGCAAGAAAGGGTCCATTTAAAATTCCTAGCTTTCTCATATGAGTCCTCTAGGAAGAGTAGAGTATCATGTGCATATTGCAGGCTAATCACTCCACCAGGGATCACCTGAGGGAGGAGGCCCGTGATCAGGCCATGTTTAGAGGTTTTAACTAGCATCTTAGAAacgacatccaccactaagttgaAAAGAAGGGGGGAGAAGGGGTCTCCTTGTTTGATACCTTTCCCACCCATGAAATAAGGTCCATTGGTATCGTTGATCCGAACACTAAAAGTACTTTGTAACAAGTAGTTTTAATATAAGAGATCCATTTTCCTACAAATCCCCTAGATTCCAACATCTTGAAAAGGAAGTCCCAACTCACTATGTCGTATGCCTTCTCGTAATTTAGTTTGATCACAAGCCCAGGAGATTTAGATTTCTTAACCTAGTGAATAACTTCGCGAGCTAGAACAACACTTGATAAATGTTGTTTGATTAGGAGAAATCATTCTATTACTAATAGGAGAAAATCTAGTAGTCATAGCTTTGGTAAAAAATCTTGGCCACACAGTAGCTGAGGCTGGTAGGACTAAAATTCTTCATGTCCTTGGCATTAGGTTCtttaggaatcaaaataattagcGCGAAATTTAGTCTATGGATGTCTAGTTTACCATCTTCCAAATCTCGGACCATCGCCATGAAATCTTTTTTTATTAACTCCTAAAAGGTGTGATAAAAGAGGAATTAGAGACCATCAGGTTTCGTGGCACCATGTGGGTAGGAACCAAAGTCAGCCTCTTTGATTTCCTCCTATGAATATTTTTTCTGAAGCACTTCATTTTCTTACGCGGTAATTAATTCATCTTCCTCTtagaaggaaggccaagatgaaTGCCATGTTTCTCCTCATACCCAAATAAATTTTATAGAAGGATATAGCTACCTCCAGCATATCAGGTGTGGTAGACACATGACCCGATCCTCCATTTAATTCCGATATATGGTTTTTACGGTGTCTGTGGTTAGCCAAGGCATGAAAGTATGCGTTGttttgtctccatctttgattttaCGATCTCTCGCTCTCTGCCACAAGTCAGTCTCTTCTTTTCGCATAATGTCATCTAGGTCTTTTTTATCTCTTTCATGTGATCAGCCTCGGTAACATGGTTAGTCTCTAAAAATACATCTAATATGTAAAATTCCTAAATAaggttccttttatttttcttaatagCAGTTTCAGTGTTAGCACTCCACCCTTTAATCTTTTTTCTCAAGAGTTTAGTTTTGGTAAGCCAAACATCAATCGTCGCTCTCCCATAAACTGGAGTGTTCCACACAGTAGTAAAAAATTGTTTAAAGTGAGGCTGATCCAGCCACCACTTTTCAAAGCGAAACATTTTTGGGGAGGTAACCCTCCGAGCCCCCGTGTATAGAATTAAAGGAGTGTGGTCACACCAATCCTAGGTAAGGTAGTTAGAACAGATAGATGAAACATTGTATCCCAGGTAGGGGAGACAAAGACACTATCAATCGCAGCAAAGATGGGATCGTCTTGATTATTACTCCAAGTATATTTTCTATTAGCTACATTAATCTCCATCAAAGCCCATTTGTTGATCCAATCATTAAACATGAAAGAAAATGAATGATTAATATTACCATTGTTCTTATGTGTAACAAGTATAATTAGATTAAAATCACCACCCAAAATCATAGGATAAGAAATATCAGACATAATATCATGCAATTCTGCAATGAACTCTAATTTGAGCTCATCATAAGGAGAGCCATAAACAACAACAAATTGCCATACGTTTTTATCATATTTATTTTGTACTATAGTAACAACACATAATTTTCTATTGGTAAAACCAATCACTTCATAAGGATCATTATTCATGCCCACAAGGATACCACAACAGTATTCTGGGTTGGTTGTTGATGCCATGTGAAATTCTTCCTACTAGCAATCTTTTTAATAAAGTTATCATCAATGTGTTTCCCTCTTGGTTCCAAAGAAACCAACAAAATCCATTGAATTTTTATTAATAAACTCCTCCATGCACTAAATTTTACCATGCCGCCCTAGACCACGAATATCCCAAAAGGCACCTACCATTTAATTTTGAAGGGGTGAAACAAGCCACAAGACATACTCTTAGTATGTAAAACTGGGGTTAGAACTGTCTGGTTCGACACTGCCCCTGAACCAGAAGTAGTAGTAACACCATATGGGGGAGATCCCCCATATCCAGTTTGGGAGGGGACATATAAGCCAACTCGCAAGACAATCTCAGGATTTTGGTGAGAGaactaaagacatatatttttctCTCTATCAACAATATCATTGATAATGGTTAACTGTTCAATGTCAATTTTCCCCCACATGCAAGTCGATTTTATCCATTTGATCAGCAATGATAGTAGTATCAATAGTGGCAAAGGATTTACCTTGAAATGAGGCAGGGGCTTCCAAATTCTCTTTCTGGAGGTAAGCAATAGCTTTATCCATAATCTTGATATTTCCATGATGCCTAGTAACACTTTTGTTGGACAACACAAGCCCCCATTTTCCAAATTGTTCCACATTGCAAATCTTCTTCTTCTGAGATTCTGCTTTTTTCCATGGTCTCTAGCAAGGATCTCTTCACATGGCCAATAGGTGCAACAAGTTCTTCAAGGGTCCACTTCATTTTAGGGAGaagattctcctcttctccttcagGATCGACCATTTCAAATTTACTAAGTTGTGCAGAGCAGTAATCCAAGTGTGTAGATAGTTGATCTTCTTCATATTGCATCATCACACCAATTGGGTTAGGACTGTGTTGCTCAATAACAACATGGGATTTGTTCTTGGTCTCCTCAATGAGTTGTTCATGAGAACAATCCAAGAGTGAGGGTGGATGGAACTCAAGTGCAAAAACACAAAGCATCTttcaattcattttcttagaGGTAGAGGAGCCCTTGTTAGTGAAATTTGCTTTATCCAATTCATCAATAGGGTCTTCTCCATCCTCCTCCATAGTTTTTTTTCTTGatgttcatcatcttcctccaccTTATCTTATGCAGGattatactgttggaaatatgccatagaggcaataataaaatggttattatcatatttccttgttcatgataatcgtctattgttcatgctataatcatattaacaggaaacagtaatgcatgtgtggataaatagatcgcaatgtgtccctagcaagcctttagttggctagctcgttgatcaatatatgatcatggtttcctgatcatggacattggatgtcattgataacgggatcacatcattaggagaatgatgtgatggacaagacccaatcctaagcacgacactagatcatgttgttcgtatgctaaagcttttctaatgtcaaatatcttttccttcgaccgtgagattgtgaaactcccggatattgtaggagtgctttgggtgtatcaaacgtcacaatgtaactgggtgactataaaggtgcactacgggtatctccgaaagtatgtgttgggttggtaccaatcgagatcgggatttgtcactccgtgtgatggagaggtatctttgggcccactcagtagaacgtcatcataatgagctcaatgtgactaaggagttagtcacgggatgatgtgctacggaatgagtaaagagacttgccggcaacgagattgaacaaggtatggggataccgacgatcgaatctcgggcaagttctataccggtagacaacgggaattgtatacgggattgattgaatccttgacatcatggttcatccgatgagatcatcgtggaacatgcgggagccatcatgggtatccagaccccgctgatggttattggccggagaggtgtctcggtcatgtctgcatgcctcccaaacccgtagggtctacacacttaaggttcgatgacgctagggttatagggaattgttatatgaggttaccgaaggttgttcagagtcccggatgagatcccggacgtcatgaggagctccgcaatagtccggaggtaaagaattatatataggaagtgaggatttggtcgccggaattgtttcgggcgacaccggtaatgtacagggaccaccgaaagggtttcgggggtccaccgggaggggccaccaaccctaaagtctagcatgggccaaaaggtggaagggaaccagcccagagtgggctggtgcgcctcccacctagtcccaaggcgccacaagagagggaaagggggggaaaccctagtgcagatgggcctaaggcccatctagggtgcgccacccccctctcccttgccctggccgccaccaccagccctagatggggctgccgcaccctttggggttgggaaccctaaagggggcgccccctccctctccccctatatatagtggagcttttggctaatttgagacacacgaaatctctctctcggcgcagccctgctcctcctctttctcctctccgacggtgcttggcgaagccgtgccgggagacctcgtagctccaccgccaccatgccgtcatgatgccggagctctccctcaacctctccctcctccttgctggatcaaggcgcgggagacgtcaccgggccgtacatgtgttgaacgcggaggtgccgtgattcggcacatagatcggaaccgaccgcgatccgactcgctgcgagtacgactccatcgaccgcgttcatagtaacgcttccgcttagcgatcttcaaaggtatgaagatgctctacaacctctctcgttgctggtctctccatagatagatccttgtatggcgtaggaaaattttgaatttactacgtttccccaacagtggcatccgagccaaggttctatgcgtagattctatgcacgagtagaacacaaaagttgtgggtgctgattttgtcaattgcttgccgttactagtattatcttgatttggcggcatcgtgggatgaagcggcttggaccgactttacacgtactcttacgtgagaatggttccatcgacagacatgcaccagttgcataaggtggctagcgggtgtctgtctctcccactttagtcggatcggattcgatgaagagggtccttatgaagggtaaatatcattggcatatcaacgttgtggctgtcacgtaggtaagaaacgttcttgctagaaacccaaatcagccacgtaaaacttgcaacaacagttagaggacgtctaacttgtttttgcagggtatgctatgtgatgtgatatggccaaaagaatgtgatgtttcatatgtgatgtatgagatttatcatgttcttgtaataggattcacgacttgcatgtcgatga
This window encodes:
- the LOC123426627 gene encoding UPF0496 protein At3g19330-like, which produces MPHKTTSGGRWIYWESNVFVPVGRWPLAFDAHQWQVLQYSSTSGPHALYNLLACVVSARCLRSLRTDEPRLESRSMPAMRPWERRDRDTDDGEEDDEAACSNAGANTSSANASTSSSTTPGSGGRRIGGGAAAAAGGWGSSPVSGSGATINLSQEYTLAIQTSSYNEIWGKIHVIVDGQRVDGGDQDEDEEDRATLAGVLRPEDAVVDRALRDAPDTELTRLAADYLRSTHHASLHCLFLRRALRRARALYGPVTDVLALIPHAAPLAVPHCDCAFDAFLLFDKIPNPFLPPAASFQGMHRSFAGLKTHLDLRLLKARRRRRLLRCATRGSGICLVACATGAAIAGLVIATHAITALLAAAPACAASGGSCCSTPAWMKRLQQHMDRLDAAARGAYVLNNDVDTIERLVGRLHATVESDKILVRLGLERGRGQHHTIEEVVRQLRKNHPSLLRQLADLEEHICLYFAAVNRARLFLVHHLNAQTDPNAELPL